The Vidua chalybeata isolate OUT-0048 chromosome 17, bVidCha1 merged haplotype, whole genome shotgun sequence genome contains the following window.
GAtaataaatttctttcttctattttatttatatgcCTGCATTCTCATTCTGTCAGAGTATGGCTTTCTGTATGTGGcgctttttaaataaaattttgtttcaattctGGCTAATTCCTGAAACTTTCTGGcctatttttgttttagaaCTACAAGGTGAGTAATCTAAAATGAGAGGGGTGAAGGTGAAGAAATCCTAGAGTGAGTGGCTTTTCTTGAAATGCATATCCTAAAATGCACATTAACAGCTGCTGTGGTCTTTTTTGCTTCTTATTAAGTCATCTTTTCTGCAAATCTGGCTTTAACTAGCAAGCAGATTTCACAGTTTGCTGTGGAGAATCCATCCTGTGGAAAGATTTTGATGGGCTGAGAGTTGTGTTCAGATTGACTGCAGTGAGTGTGGGTTGCTGTGGATGGATGCACCACCACTGtgagaggggcagggcagggaggctcTGGGGGCTGGAAGGAATGGAGGAAATGAGGAAGAGAAAGCAGCTACAGCTGGAAGAACACAGTTGAAGGACcaggagaaaagaagaatatttttgaaagggGAAGGGACAGAGGAAGTGGAGAGGCAGAGGTGTAGGAATGTGATGTGAACAAATTAGTGCTGAGGGCTCTGATGGATCCCTGCCCACCAATGGGTGTCAGCACCTGTTCAGCCACACAGCACTGAGCCACAAGTGCCAGCCAGGGGTTTGCttcaaaaaaaagcagaaaaattataacCACCATTTCCTACAACATTGCTGATCTGTCTCTTGTGGTCTGTACTTGCGTTTAGATTTCCAATAAATGTCAAATATAGTAAACATGAGCACCCACTGTGTGAtcactgcagcatttccaaTCTCCTGGCCCTGACAGAGCACTGGGTCAAAGGCAAGGTCAGCAACCTCTTGAGGTTACTTTTATGGAAGAACTGAAGAGTGCTGATAAAGAGCTTGTGTGGAAGCAGTGAGTCATTTTAGAATCCTTCCATTTCTTAAGTGGAGGTTGTTCTTTCACTTGCCACAGGATCTGTTAATTTCTATCTTAAATATATCCATTGCTTTGATTTACATTTGCTGTAGAACTGAATTATTCTAAAGGTAAGGCTACATGTTACAACCAAGCTGAATTAATTGCTTGCCTTAGGAGGACCATGAGCACCAGCTGTGGACAAAATATCTTATATCATGATGCTATTTTGTTATAACCACATTTAAAAAGTAACACAAAAAGTTACAAAAGTTATTAACCACATGAAAAGAGGAAGTAATGCACAAGGTTTTTAAAACTTGAGCGTACCTGAATTCTGCTCTGCAGATCCTGGGTTCCTCCTCAGGCTATTTATGCCAGATTTTGTAGAATGGACAGCTGAGACTTGGATGACACTGCAAAATTATTCTTACTTTGAATCCAGGTGTCCAAAAGTTGAAAATTAACATCTTCATCAACTAACCTTCAAAACACTGTCCTGTAATAGGAAACAGCACAGAACTGAATCTTTCTCTTAAGATGAGAGCTGATTCCAGTGAGGTGTTTGCTGGCACTGCGTGCAGCACTGTGCTCAGACAAGAGATTTACCAGGGGCTGAGCATATTGTCACCAGCATGGCATCATTCCCAGTGGATGTGCAGCAGATTAgggtcagcagcagagagaaaagcagagctttaCCAGCACAGCCCAGTATGGCTTACCCAGGCAGAGAAAGGAGGTAAATCCACAGCTATCCAAGGTAGGAAACGTTATTACTGACCTCTATGTTTTGTGCAAAGGTGACCATAATTCCACGTTTCTTGACAGTGTTATTTCATAGGAAAAAGTGCAAtaactttattattttaaattaagacaGAAAGAACTCAGTGAAGAGATGAATTTATAGTCTCTTGGACACCGGCTTTTTATTATATTGtaatttgccttttcttttttttaatatttgttctCCCCTGTAAAATACACTTGAGAAAACTTTGAGATTAAAGATAGTCACAAAATTATACTGGTTTTAGATAGCAAGGGATTTTTAAGGggttaattttatattttattagcaATACAGGACAGCAAGCAAACTTGTCACTTCATCATAAATTATGCCTGTTTGTAAAAACTcatttgttttgccttttgaTCTATAAACATTGTACTCTTGAAAGAATTGCAACCATGTTGCAACAGCTCTTAAATTACAGAAGCATTATCTATAAATGTTAAATATAGTCAAGAACTTTTGGGGGTCTCATCAATGGTATATAAGCAgctctttttttaatgtggcaATTTTTGCACTGTGCTAAATCCCCACGATTTTAATGTTTGCATAGTAAGACACCATTCAGGCTCAGTGGCTGCTCAGCAGACACCTGCTTCAGTTAAGAGGTGACCTGGGTGGGAGTTGCACCCATGGTGATTACATTAAATCCATTACACACTCATCTGGCCATGGGTTGTGTAAGAACAcgggcagagctggggtgtgTTCACCTGCAGCCTCCTGTACCTTGCACTTTCTTGGTCCATAAAATGTGGTTGTGATGAGTGAAGAGCTTTTTGTGCCCTCCCGTGCCTGATTGGAGAGGCAGCCGTGGGTTTGAGTGCTCTGAGCTTTGCAGCGTGGTCTGGAGACGAGAGAAGGCAGCTGTGGATCAGCTTCTTGATCTACTCACGCTATAATTAGATGCACCTTTTTGAACTGAAATTTGAActgttctgttccttttttaatCATATCTGCCGTCTATCACAACTTCTTCGtatgatattttaattaaagaattcAAACtagcacaaataaaaaattatcattGCTATACAGATTTTATATCCAGAGGTATAAAAGAAAGGTAACAAAATAAGACCTCTTTTTATCTGATAACAGTTAGAACTGCTGTTCCTGAAACGTGTATTTCTTGGACACAGAATCAATTTAGCACATTGTTAGCttccaaaaataaatcctgCACATgctacacagaaaaataaatctggttGAACAAGGACAGACATGCCAGGAGAGAAGACTGTCTGCAACTGTACGTTGATTCTGTTCTGGTCCCCTGGAAAGGCACAATGTTCTCAATAATTCTGTGGGCTCCTACTACTGGAGTTTTTCTGCAAAAGAGAAACTACTAAGAGACTGAGCACAgagtttattatttaaaaaaaaaaaaaaaaatttagggTCTTGctatctttttgttttggtgtgaTGATAGAGGTCTTTTGTTTAAATGCTCCTGATTTAACACCCCTCATGTTGGGGATTTATTTGGCTTTTCAGTGTCATCTCTTCAACCTACCTGGACCTACTTGGTCTCACTTTTTTGGCCTCCCTGGACCCCTCCAGTGTCAAGACTTTAGCCTCCTTGGAACTCTTTAAAATCCCCTTTTCAGATTCATTGGATTTATCCAGTCTGAGCTCTTCATCCTCTGTGGAATTCTCCAGTCTCACTTCTTCATCCTCTCTGGACCTTTCAAGTCTCACATCTTCATTCTCCTCAGACTTCTCCAGTAGCTCCTCTTCAATTTCCTTAGAGCTCTCCAGTCTCACCTCTTCAGATTCCTGGGAGCGCTCCAGTTTCTCCTCTTCAGTTTCACTGGACCTATCAAGTCTCACTTCATCAGGCTCTCTGGATCAGTCTGCCGACAGCTCTTCAATCTCTTTAGATCTCTCAAGTGTCACCTCTCTATCCACAGATTTCTCCAGCCCTACTTCTTCACTCTCTCTAGAGCTCTCCAGTCTCACTTCTTCATCCTCCACAGATGTTTCCAGTCACACCTCCTCAGCTCCCCTGGACTTTTCCTGTACGATCCCTCCATCCTCACCAGGGGTCTCCGAGTACAGCTCCTCCACCTCGTCGGAATCTCTAGACCTCACCGATTTTAACTATTTCATGTTTCAGCGCTCCTCTGGATTATCTTCATCGACTCCTGAGGATGTTTCCAATCTCATCTCTACACCTTTTCTGGATGTCTCCAATCTCACCTTTCAGGATGCTTCTTCCCTCAGCCCCTCCGTTTCTTTGGACATGTCTAACCTCACGTCCTTAGTTCCCCCCGACCTGTCCACGCTCACATTTCTGGATGTTGCTAATCGCACTGCAGCGGCTTCTCTCGACCTCTGCACCTAACCCTCCTAACCTCTCCCCTTCTCTCTGCAAACTCTCTCTGTCCTTCGAAACTTCTCTCCTTTATCTGCTCTCTCCTTTGTTCTCTCGCTGAAGATTCTTACCTGAGGAAAGTTTAGGGCTTTACAAAATATCTCCTGGCATCTAAACTGGGCATGAAAACAGGTCATCCAAATCTGTAACGGTGCCTTGCAACAGCTGCATAAACATCAGTATTTGTTGTGGAATTTTTGTAGAGCACAGTTTCTGTTGCTGATTGATATCCACACTGCCACAGCGTGGTTGGTACCTCTCCCAGAGGTTTAGCTTTTTCAGTTCATGCTGAATCTTCATGTATCAAGACCAACAAACAGTAAATAGAGCTAAATGTGTAAGTAATTGCATCCAGGTTGTGTATCTCCATTATGGATTTGTATCTGAGTTAACTTCACAGAATTGCAGGCAGAGGCATTTCACAGGGAGGTACAGAGAGAGAAGATGtggtgggaaaagaaaattgtggAGCAAAAAACAGGTGAGAAATGGGTTAGAGAGAGGAAGCAGAGAAGCCATGGGGCAGGAATAGAGGGGTGTGTGGCTGGGAAAAAATGTCCAACTCTACTGGTATGATTTTTCTCTGCCAAGCCATCAATGGGGCCTGGGTTGCCCATGAGGCTTAAAATTATCTTAGTGCTAATTATTTTACCTATCAAATCCTCAGATGTTCCCATTAAGGAAGCATTTGCATGTTACATCCCCTTTCTCAATATATGTAAGTACTGCAGTTACTTGTCTTGCATCAAATATGCTGCTTAAGTAGCACAGAGGGGCTTCCCAAAATCTTTGGTGCTGTCTTGTATATTTTTGTTATCATTGTTATGACTGGGGCTTCGAAACCAAATATATTTCCTCTCAATATCGCTGGCACCTTTCTGTGTTAAAAGTGCAGAAACATGTTTGtcataacaaatattttttaatttatttcatttctgctaGTTGGAAAACTTTGCTCCAATATGCCACGTCTgtcacaaaattaaaatatgtttcacacaaaaataaagaagaaaacaaatgcatgaaataagaattgttttctgcCTCATTTACACtagttatttctttaaaattaagtaGGAACAATTGCAATATGTGTGTTTAAGAAATTAACCTAAAATTCTATAGGATCAGAGTTGtttaacagttaaaaaaatacagatcaCCAGTCCAGATCTCACTGTTGTGTGCTGGAGACAGACTGACATATCTGGTGAACAgttgttctttttgttctgGTGGCTCTTCCCTGACATTTCCGTGTGGATTGCTAATTGCAAAGGTTCTGGACGAAATGAGATCTCtaataaagctgaaaattactccgtgttttaaaaatggtttgACTTTGGATGAAAGGAAGTAAAAGAGAACAAGACAAAAGTGCAAGAATTTGTTTAAAAGCTTGTATTTAATCTCCTTAAGTATTTTCtcttaattatttaaatgaacatTAGGTTAGGACCATATTGCTTACGTATCAAACATGATTTGAACCTTCTAATAGCTTTTTGCTTATTATATCTGGGAAAttgactatttttttccttgtgtcgATAGCTTCTAGGTTACTATGCTGTCTTTTATGGATTTGTTCAGAGGAAATGATTGAATTTCAGGTGTTTTTATCAACATCCAAAGAAAACCCACGGCAAGGCACCGTGTCTGATGGGACACAACTGTCACAGCTCGGCCACACACAGATCAACTCCAAAACAAAGACAGTCTGTTTAGAAAAAATCACTGGCTCCACATGCttggaaaactgttttctttttaatgtcttagctagaaaaaaacaagtgatggCACAGAGGGGTAAGAACAGATTTAGGTGCAAAAGACACCCATTTAACCACTTGCTCGGATCCTTAGATTACAACAGGATTACCGAGGAAGGAGTTAATGTGTAACTAACACAAGTGCTCTATAACTTTCCACCAGCCTCACGGAAAACTTGGCCTTTAACTTACGTTCTTTAGGTAATTCACATCTAGTGTATTTCCGGCAAATGACCAGCACTGAACCACTGAACCGACTCCCGTGGTTTTGAGAGCCAGGCAGGCCCCGGCCGGCCCCAGGCGGAGGCGGAGGCGGAGGCGGAGGCGGGACCCTCCGATCCCGGGAAGGGCACGCACCTCGGCCCGGAGCCGCCGTGAGGAGCGCGGGCACAGCCGGTGCCGCCATGGCCCCGCCCACCTCCCCTCacggccgcggggccgcccgggCCGAGGGGAAGGGGCGGGGCGAGCCCGGGGCGCGTCAGGCGGAAAGGGCGGGAGCCGCGCCCCGGAACGGAGCCCTCTGATTGGGCGCTGGCGGAGGCGCGCGCCCGCCAACGGCGGCGCGCGTGAGCCGTTGCCGCCCGCTGATTGGCCGGCCGGCGCGTCCCCTGCGGCGCGCGCTGACCTTGCCCCGCGGAGCCGCAGCCATGGTGGCGTATTGGCGACAGGCCGGGCTCAGGTACTGCCGTGGCCGCAGCCCCGCTGTGCGGGAGCGCCGCGCGGGGTCACAGCGGTGCCGGGGGAACGCGGGTTTGGGGCGGGGGAGGCGGCTTTGGGGCCGGGCCCGGGTCTCACCGCCCTCTGTCGCCCCGGCCGCAGCTACATCCGGTACTCGCAGATCTGCGCCCAAGCTGTGCGGGCCGCCATGAAGCCGCAGTACAAAGCGGAGGCGGAGAGGGCAGCGGTGGCCACGGTGAAAACGGTGAAACCCAAAAAGGAGTGAAATGTAAGTGGGTGGGGTGGGCTGGGTGCGTGGTTGGAGCTCTGTAGCGCAAGAGTGGCATTAGCGATAGTCTGTAACTGCTGAGTCCATTAATCCCCGGTATCTGGAGATAATCGGCTCGATTTCCAGGCATGGGAGTGGAGGGGATTGCGGCTGGTGTGGTGCGAGTGTGCGCAGGTGTTTGTGACCTGGTTACGTGTGGCATGGGAAACAGCCTAATCTCATTAGCGAGGGGAGATGTACTGTCTGTCGTGGCCTGCACTGGGGTTTGGTCTCACTTGTTACGGGCTTACAGAACAGCTGGGGCTCTGTAGTGATGCTCACAGGTTTCTCTGTGATTTTCACGTCTCAGACTTGCTAAGCCAGCAGACAGCCTCTCTGAAATGCTCCTTCCCCTGATCAGCAAATTCGTTGTATGGGTTATCTGCTCTCTGTGAGACAGATGCTGCTTGTACCTTTATTTGTGCCATTCCATACATCACaagcagctgaaatattttctgttcccGATAGAACAGCTTCTATTCATGATCTGAGATTAAATATTATTATCTTTTGTTTAACGTGTACCTTGTACAAATTCTTGAATCAAATAACTTGTATTTTTAATCTCTTGTAGGAGCTGATCTGTGGTGAATAACAGCAAACTGCAAAGCTGTAGGCGAGCTCAAGGCTGCAGTGTAATGTCATCACATGAACTGTAGAACTTGCCTGTGTATGTaaattgaaatgcaaataaatgtaatttctgaacGTGTGGAAAGTGTAGTTCCTCTTGAAACAAAGTTTCTGTTCTACAGACACACTTACTTTTCAgttctgttaaaataaaagacTGCTTTTATCACAATCTGGACATTCAGTAGcaacattgtttatttttaagccaAATCTCTTTCTGTGTGTCATGCTGATATTTCAGGTACATAAATGAGTGAGAGATTTGATTATTGTTTAAAACCTTTCTGCCTACTTCATTTAAATGATTACTTCGGAAAAAATCCTGGCTAAAAGCTGTATTAACAGAGAATATAGCCTATAGTTGTGAAAACgggaagcaggagagggagagggacaCATGGTCCCTGGGAAGCAGGAATGGAGGGGGACACTGCTCTTGGCTGGGAGGCAAAGCTGCTCTTCAAGCTTGTGTGGTTCTGGGGAaagttttcacattttcctgctgctgtcatcCCTGCGTCCTCACAGCAGGGGTGACATTGTCCCACTGCACAGGAGAATTGGCTTCAGGTTCCTTCACCAAGACTGAACTCAAACATGAGGGGTTACCTTCTTCAGAGTACAACAACCTTTGTTAAACCTTTTCATCTAAGAGTGTAACTAATTTAATTCAAAGTTAGTTCTTGCAAGAATAAACTATGGGGGTTTGTCTATCAAATGTTTCAAGTATAAAACCTTTATAGAATGGtatataatctttttttaaaagaataatataaatacatttaggTAGGCAGCTGTGATGTCAAGAAATTTTTTGCACCAAAGGCAAAATAAGATTTTGTTTTGATGACTGCCATAGAATTTATATTAACAAACTACAAACCATTCTATGTCATTTTTGTTGTACTgaatgttaggaaaaaaattacagtagtTAGtacctaggaaaaaaaatatcacaccAAAACTTTTACACAATGTCACAACTTAGTGTGCTAATGAAACTCAACCTGTAGTTAGAAATAGAAACAAACCACACCATGATAATGAATACAAGCTCTGCAATAATATAAGCCAGCAATGTGATAGAACAATTAGAATACTTATAAAATAAGAATGTGCATATTCAGTCATTTGCCCCCTGTTGTTTCTGCAGATCTACATCAGTCTGTGGAGTGGTAAGAGTCACTGCCTTTGGAGGCCTCAGAGATGTGCACATGTTCCTAAAACAGTTCACGATCAGCAGGGACTGTGTTTACCtgagaataaataaatgtgatgAGCTGACAGCTGTTTTGCTATTGCTTATGATCCTGATCTATATACACAGGCACAGTGGCTGTATAGTACATTCAGTATCTGGTGATTATATTCTAAAAGTGAATCCATTTACAGGAGAGGCTGGTATGAGATAACGTGTCTTCATGGTGGATCGGTTTTGGGAGAGATTTGATCTCAACAGTTCTTTAAGACAGTAAAGCAGAGCTGCCATTAATTTCAAAAACACTGTGTTGTAATATCAGATATACTTggccagatgcagagaaaaagTTCTGAAGAAAAGTGATATTTTGGGTATGCAGATAATGGCTATTGCTTTGTCTTTAGTGAATGTGAACTGGCTCATTCAGAGAATGTTTTGATACTTTTTactctgcttccttttctgGCTTGGCTTCTGCTTCCACTTCTACCTCTTCAAATTCCTCCACATCTGCAGTGGCGTCCTGGTACTGTTGGTACTCGGACACGAGGTCATTGGTGTTACCTTCTGCTTCAGAAAACTCCATCTCATCCATGCCTTCCCCCGTGTACCAGTGGAGAAAGGCTTTCCTTCTGAACATGGCCGAGAACTGTTCAGACACCCTGATGAAGAGCTCCTGGATGGCCGTGTTATTGCCAATAAACGTGGCTGCCATCTTCAGCCCTCGCGGCGGGATGTCGCACACGGCCACTTTGACGTTGTTAGGGATCCACTCCACAAAGTAGGAGCTGTTCTTGGTCTGGATAGACAGCAGCTGCTCGTCCACTTCCCTGGTGGACATTCTGCCCCTGAAGATGCAGGCGACGGTGAGGTAGCGCCCGCGGCGGGGGTCGCAGGCTGCCATCATGTTCCGAGCATCGAACATCTGCTGGGTGAGCTCTGGCACCGTCAGGGCCCGGTACTGCTGGCTGCCCCGAGCTGTCAGCGGGGCAAAGCCGGGCATGAAGAAGTGCAGGCGAGGAAAGGGCACCATGTTCACCGCCAGCTTCCGTAGATCCGCGTTCAGCTGGCCGGGGAAACGCAGCGAGGTGGTGACGCCGCTCATCGTTAGGGACACCAAGTGATTGAGGTCCCCATAGGTGGGATTGGTGAGCTTTAATGTCCTGAAGCATATATCATACAGAGCTTCGTTGTCAATGCAAAAGGTTTCATCTGTGTTCTCTATCAGCTGGTGGATGGAGAGGATGGCGTTGTAGGGCTCCACCACTGTGTCGGACACCTTGGGCGAGGGCACAACGCTGAAGGTGTTCATGATCCTGTCGGGATATTCCTCTCTGATCTTGTTGATGAGGAGCGTCCCCATGCCTGAGCCCGTGCCACCACCAAGGGAATGGATGAGCTGGAACCCCTGAAGGCAGTCACAGCTCTCACACTCGTTCCTGACCACATCCATGACGTTTTCAATCAGTTCAGCACCTTCTGTGTAATGGCCCTTGGCCCAGTTGTTGCCAGCACCTGAATTACCTGTGAACAGAATTACAGAAAGAACAGCCACAAAGTTAACTGGAGAATTTTGAAAGGACTTCCAAGGCCCTTTTGGGACAGTTGCCTGCAGTCAGTTTGCTGTCAGTGTACTGTACATACCATGGATAAAGTTGTCTGGTCGAAAGAGGGGCCCAATTCTGCTGGACCGGACACTGTCCATCGTCCCAGGCTCCAGGTCCACCAGGATGGAACGGGGCACGTATTTATGGgctggaacaaaacaaaatgaatgcAAACAATCACTGCTAGTGGTCAAAGAGACAGAAAGTCCAATCCACCTAGAGTTGTTTAAgctttttgtgggtttttaaattacttattttacCCTCCCTGTTGGCTCTGCTGAGCACTTACAATAAGCCTCATTGAAGTACACGTTAATTCGCTCCAGCTGCAGTGGTGAATCCCCTCGGTAGTTCCCAGTAATGTCAATCCCATGCTCCTCACCAAGCACCTCCCAGaactgcaaaaggaaagaggTACAGCACACTGagaatgatttatttattttcagcacaTGTTCAGCACCAGCTCTGGGAACTGTGCCTGAAGTAGGGATGCTTTGCCATTTACTTACCGGATCAGAACAGGGACCCTTCTCTAcccctcccaaaaaaattcAAGGGAAAAGTTTAGAAGACCATTTATGCTGCTTAGCTATGACCCATCCACTAATAGGTGGAGGCCCCCAATCTGTTCTCTTTAtagtaaaagaaaattgatgttagtttaaaattttaagtaatAGTTACTTCTCAGTATGAGCTTAACAAGAAGGTTGTGAGGATGTGGATTAGGAAGAGTTGCTTTGAGTCCTGTCATGCACAAGTGGGACCGTGGCACAACAAAGCTGGCATCATTGGGTAAATTTGTACGTGAACAAGCCTTTCC
Protein-coding sequences here:
- the ATP5F1E gene encoding ATP synthase subunit epsilon, mitochondrial; the encoded protein is MVAYWRQAGLSYIRYSQICAQAVRAAMKPQYKAEAERAAVATVKTVKPKKE
- the TUBB1 gene encoding tubulin beta-1 chain isoform X1 — translated: MREIVHLQIGQCGNQIGSKFWEVLGEEHGIDITGNYRGDSPLQLERINVYFNEAYSHKYVPRSILVDLEPGTMDSVRSSRIGPLFRPDNFIHGNSGAGNNWAKGHYTEGAELIENVMDVVRNECESCDCLQGFQLIHSLGGGTGSGMGTLLINKIREEYPDRIMNTFSVVPSPKVSDTVVEPYNAILSIHQLIENTDETFCIDNEALYDICFRTLKLTNPTYGDLNHLVSLTMSGVTTSLRFPGQLNADLRKLAVNMVPFPRLHFFMPGFAPLTARGSQQYRALTVPELTQQMFDARNMMAACDPRRGRYLTVACIFRGRMSTREVDEQLLSIQTKNSSYFVEWIPNNVKVAVCDIPPRGLKMAATFIGNNTAIQELFIRVSEQFSAMFRRKAFLHWYTGEGMDEMEFSEAEGNTNDLVSEYQQYQDATADVEEFEEVEVEAEAKPEKEAE
- the LOC128796895 gene encoding uncharacterized protein LOC128796895 gives rise to the protein MAYPGRERSVISSTYLDLLGLTFLASLDPSSVKTLASLELFKIPFSDSLDLSSLSSSSSVEFSSLTSSSSLDLSSLTSSFSSDFSSSSSSISLELSSLTSSDSWERSSFSSSVSLDLSSLTSSGSLDQSADSSSISLDLSSVTSLSTDFSSPTSSLSLELSSLTSSSSTDVSSHTSSAPLDFSCTIPPSSPGVSEYSSSTSSESLDLTDFNYFMFQRSSGLSSSTPEDVSNLISTPFLDVSNLTFQDASSLSPSVSLDMSNLTSLVPPDLSTLTFLDVANRTAAASLDLCT
- the TUBB1 gene encoding tubulin beta-1 chain isoform X2 is translated as MDSVRSSRIGPLFRPDNFIHGNSGAGNNWAKGHYTEGAELIENVMDVVRNECESCDCLQGFQLIHSLGGGTGSGMGTLLINKIREEYPDRIMNTFSVVPSPKVSDTVVEPYNAILSIHQLIENTDETFCIDNEALYDICFRTLKLTNPTYGDLNHLVSLTMSGVTTSLRFPGQLNADLRKLAVNMVPFPRLHFFMPGFAPLTARGSQQYRALTVPELTQQMFDARNMMAACDPRRGRYLTVACIFRGRMSTREVDEQLLSIQTKNSSYFVEWIPNNVKVAVCDIPPRGLKMAATFIGNNTAIQELFIRVSEQFSAMFRRKAFLHWYTGEGMDEMEFSEAEGNTNDLVSEYQQYQDATADVEEFEEVEVEAEAKPEKEAE